From one Myxosarcina sp. GI1 genomic stretch:
- a CDS encoding NACHT domain-containing protein, translating to MGIKSLKASEQGIAKAKKAMTSSKLQQKDLIARIDCSRQPVSKFFNSKPISSELFVKICDSLNLDWEEIRENEQTTQDIDTLVSEVRQKAQTDIVERCGTMRVLDMRQPIGLNDIYTDVYLLEKITGSQRLEIDQLSRDYNPDSDDFDRHWLNKREKRVSGIYIVDKSSKVVILGKPGSGKTTFLKFLCLQCISGGFQPKRLPIFISLKEFAEKKGKPDLLNFIQHKFEHFSVTKEEIMKILTYGRSLIVLDGLDEVNEEDNERVINEIANFSYTYSLASNVQKYLKEHSHKRDSIQEKIKQIKNKKEKNTRHSKLVNEHYKTLKNVLCNEEELKYNIHNLFEKIKQFEKEEIEKKEIELENIQKNLETKKKQFKKFNGQKELNSEFEDLKIKTKYLENKKKIPDKIKRILEFLENLKKEIPKACQVLEYKQDNEEINKLLKNSESPLQKWQKNPELFLKILQEEKLILKSLENFGNHLNKQIEQKEKELKENYPDLNKSQDLRQKFISKRFPDTVYETHFVITCRIASLDFNFIRFTEVELADFNDQQIQVFVHKWFAQKDPVKENNFLQQLSLNDSIKELANSPLLLILLCLVFAEVGNFPKNRSDLYNEGIKILLEKWDIERNIYRDQIYKNLTNNRKQDLLSQIAFITFDRKDYFFKQKEVEKHISTYIQNLPEAKTDPEILRLDSEVVLKSIEAQHGLLIERARGIYSFSHLTFQEYFTARKITETSNPKMLEKSLRNLASHIQEKRWREVFLLAIGLLSKADFLIQNMKEQVDLIAAQYRELQSLLEWAHQRAFYLQSSEKLSTIRIHYLTLAFQLLKITPINLPSNYLKDLINTIKVSSQAELIRQSFVLDSKLSEAYYLPRNLRYNSKFAIVIAKSNNNILKFHFDGKWLNILKKPIPNPDNNQPLFETWWKSNGKSWTQQLNFFFSQQPKTIPNFNLASGQLALLKQYYISNEFLLECMNTNCVIDRKIRQEIENSLFLPISEIDVLVG from the coding sequence ATGGGAATAAAATCGCTAAAGGCTTCAGAACAAGGAATAGCGAAAGCCAAAAAGGCTATGACTTCATCTAAACTACAGCAAAAAGACTTAATTGCAAGAATAGATTGTTCTCGTCAGCCAGTTTCTAAATTTTTTAATAGTAAACCAATTTCTTCAGAATTATTTGTTAAAATTTGCGATTCACTTAATTTAGATTGGGAAGAAATTCGAGAAAATGAACAAACCACGCAAGATATAGATACTTTAGTCAGTGAGGTACGACAAAAAGCACAGACAGACATTGTAGAAAGATGTGGCACAATGCGAGTGTTAGATATGCGTCAACCGATAGGGTTGAATGATATTTACACTGATGTATATCTTCTAGAGAAGATTACAGGAAGCCAACGCTTAGAAATTGACCAACTTAGCCGTGATTATAATCCCGATTCAGATGATTTTGACCGTCACTGGCTGAATAAGCGCGAAAAACGAGTATCGGGGATTTATATTGTTGATAAATCTTCTAAAGTTGTTATTTTAGGCAAGCCAGGTTCAGGAAAAACTACCTTTTTGAAATTTCTGTGCTTGCAATGTATTTCAGGAGGTTTTCAACCTAAGAGATTACCAATTTTTATTTCTCTTAAAGAATTTGCTGAAAAGAAAGGAAAACCAGACTTGTTAAACTTTATACAGCATAAATTTGAGCATTTTTCCGTCACTAAAGAAGAAATAATGAAAATATTAACTTATGGTAGAAGTCTAATTGTTTTAGATGGATTAGATGAAGTTAACGAAGAAGATAATGAGCGAGTAATTAATGAAATTGCAAATTTTTCTTATACCTATTCATTAGCGTCAAATGTTCAAAAATATCTAAAGGAACATTCCCATAAAAGAGATAGTATACAAGAAAAAATCAAGCAAATTAAAAACAAAAAAGAGAAGAACACACGACATAGTAAATTAGTCAACGAACATTACAAAACATTAAAAAATGTCTTGTGTAACGAAGAAGAGTTAAAATATAATATACATAATTTATTTGAAAAAATAAAACAGTTTGAGAAGGAAGAAATAGAAAAAAAAGAAATAGAACTAGAAAATATTCAAAAAAATTTAGAAACTAAAAAGAAGCAGTTCAAAAAATTTAACGGACAAAAAGAATTAAATAGTGAATTTGAAGATTTAAAAATTAAAACTAAATATTTAGAAAACAAAAAGAAAATACCCGATAAAATCAAAAGAATTCTAGAGTTTTTAGAAAATCTGAAAAAAGAAATTCCAAAAGCTTGTCAAGTCCTAGAATATAAGCAAGATAATGAAGAAATTAATAAGTTATTAAAAAATAGTGAATCTCCATTACAAAAGTGGCAAAAAAATCCTGAATTATTTCTCAAAATTCTTCAAGAAGAAAAACTCATTCTCAAAAGTTTAGAAAATTTCGGCAACCATTTAAATAAACAAATTGAGCAGAAGGAGAAAGAGTTAAAAGAAAATTATCCCGATCTTAATAAATCTCAAGATTTAAGACAAAAATTTATTTCCAAACGCTTCCCAGATACAGTTTATGAAACTCATTTTGTCATTACTTGTCGCATTGCATCTCTAGACTTTAATTTCATAAGATTTACTGAAGTAGAATTAGCAGATTTCAATGACCAGCAAATACAAGTATTTGTACACAAATGGTTTGCTCAAAAAGATCCAGTCAAAGAGAATAACTTTTTACAACAACTATCTCTAAATGATTCCATAAAAGAATTAGCAAATTCTCCCCTTTTACTAATATTACTCTGTCTTGTTTTTGCTGAAGTGGGTAATTTTCCAAAAAATCGCTCAGATTTATACAATGAAGGTATTAAGATCCTTCTTGAAAAATGGGATATAGAACGAAATATTTATCGAGATCAGATTTATAAAAACCTAACAAATAATCGTAAGCAAGATTTACTCAGTCAAATTGCTTTCATAACTTTTGATCGTAAAGACTACTTTTTCAAACAAAAAGAAGTAGAAAAACATATATCTACCTATATCCAGAATTTACCTGAAGCTAAGACAGATCCAGAGATTTTAAGACTTGATAGTGAAGTGGTTTTAAAATCAATTGAAGCACAGCATGGATTATTAATTGAACGAGCGAGAGGAATTTATTCTTTTTCTCATTTAACCTTTCAAGAATATTTTACTGCTAGAAAAATTACTGAGACATCAAATCCTAAAATGTTAGAAAAATCTCTTAGAAATTTAGCTAGTCATATTCAAGAAAAACGTTGGAGAGAAGTATTTTTATTGGCAATAGGCTTATTATCAAAAGCTGATTTTTTAATACAAAATATGAAAGAACAAGTTGATTTAATTGCCGCTCAGTATAGAGAATTACAATCCTTATTAGAATGGGCACATCAGAGAGCTTTTTATCTTCAGTCTTCCGAAAAACTATCCACTATTCGTATCCACTATTTAACTTTAGCTTTTCAATTGTTGAAGATTACTCCTATTAATCTCCCCTCTAATTATCTAAAGGATTTAATAAACACAATTAAAGTTTCATCTCAAGCTGAATTAATCCGTCAATCTTTTGTGTTAGATAGCAAACTCTCTGAAGCCTACTACTTACCTCGAAATCTTCGATATAACTCAAAATTTGCTATTGTGATAGCCAAGTCGAATAATAATATTTTAAAGTTTCATTTCGATGGTAAATGGCTAAATATCTTGAAAAAGCCAATTCCCAATCCAGATAATAATCAACCGCTTTTTGAGACTTGGTGGAAGTCTAATGGAAAATCATGGACTCAACAATTAAATTTCTTTTTTTCTCAACAACCTAAAACTATCCCTAATTTCAACTTAGCGTCAGGTCAACTTGCACTATTAAAGCAGTATTACATCTCCAATGAATTCCTTTTAGAATGCATGAATACTAACTGTGTAATCGACCGAAAAATTCGCCAAGAAATTGAAAATAGCTTATTTCTTCCCATCAGTGAAATTGATGTGCTTGTTGGATAA
- a CDS encoding tyrosine-type recombinase/integrase — protein MTINTYPKLTDANLDVELIRLWISQKSATTQKTYVTISRQFLTFAGKELHDVKLEDILLWLESFQLRGFSQNTINNKLAAIKSLFSFGVKTGYLSANPASMIKTTKAKDALNERLLLDKEVKQLIEAADNQRDLPCRYAKRNRAILILLYILGLRISELVGLNWSDFQPTEDSVTVTIFGKGHKTRTLLITHQLWSELKQLPRSDKTEAVFLSRFGNRLDRHAIHRLIKKAVEKAGINPHTSAHWLRHAHACHSLNNGAGIDLLMKSLGHSSLAVTSRYLHVQPSECTSKFIDLD, from the coding sequence ATGACTATTAATACCTACCCGAAGTTGACCGACGCGAACCTTGATGTGGAATTGATTAGATTGTGGATTTCCCAAAAGTCTGCGACCACTCAAAAGACTTATGTAACTATCTCTCGGCAATTTCTTACCTTTGCGGGTAAGGAGCTACATGATGTGAAGCTAGAAGATATTTTGTTGTGGTTAGAATCGTTTCAGCTTCGTGGATTCAGCCAAAATACCATTAACAACAAACTAGCAGCCATTAAGTCTTTGTTTAGTTTTGGGGTCAAAACTGGCTATTTGTCAGCCAATCCCGCCTCGATGATTAAGACGACCAAAGCTAAAGACGCTCTCAATGAAAGGCTCTTGCTAGATAAGGAGGTAAAACAGCTAATTGAGGCTGCTGACAATCAACGCGATCTGCCTTGCAGGTACGCGAAGCGTAATCGCGCCATACTCATTCTTCTATATATTCTGGGTTTGAGAATATCTGAGTTAGTGGGTTTAAACTGGTCGGACTTTCAACCGACTGAGGACAGCGTAACCGTAACCATATTTGGCAAAGGTCATAAAACTAGAACCTTACTGATAACTCATCAGCTATGGTCGGAATTAAAGCAGCTTCCCAGGAGCGATAAAACCGAAGCGGTGTTTTTGTCGAGGTTTGGCAATCGCTTAGACCGCCACGCCATCCATCGGTTAATTAAAAAAGCGGTAGAGAAAGCAGGGATTAATCCCCATACTTCGGCTCACTGGCTGCGTCATGCCCACGCTTGCCACAGTTTAAATAATGGTGCGGGAATCGATCTGTTGATGAAGTCACTAGGACATAGTTCTCTGGCGGTTACGTCGAGATACCTGCACGTTCAGCCGTCCGAGTGTACCAGTAAGTTTATCGATTTGGATTAG
- a CDS encoding metal-dependent hydrolase → MMSVTHATIAAAGTSLVLGTAEPLPLCLAVIGSQLPDLDTTTSTIGKIFFPISSWIEDRYPHRSITHCLLATAAIALVSLAVSHFLLGDIMTAIALPFGHLLACFSDTFTKQGVQLFYPEPAWAISVSNPRRRLKTGGAGELWVLAIATALLVLGIYLGNSGGLTTKVSQNLGLRDGVIAVYNENAATNHVYAQVRGVWSSDRTRADGKYWIVGTEGSEFVVTNGEGIYKTGEQIITKKVSTSVGDDATTEIKNLSFADENAIAPLLELRQAYPNSVIFLSGQLGIDFPEEVNISIKPKQYVTASLTGSTLNFRWQNLDEAILLLREQYAVGTLEAKIVQPQPRFN, encoded by the coding sequence ATGATGAGCGTAACCCATGCAACGATCGCCGCTGCTGGAACATCTTTAGTCTTAGGAACTGCCGAACCTTTACCGCTTTGTTTAGCTGTAATTGGTTCGCAGCTTCCCGATCTGGACACCACCACATCAACTATTGGTAAAATCTTCTTTCCGATTAGCTCTTGGATAGAAGATAGGTATCCCCACAGAAGTATTACTCATTGTCTGCTAGCTACGGCGGCGATCGCGCTGGTTAGTCTCGCTGTCAGCCACTTTTTACTAGGGGATATCATGACGGCGATCGCTTTACCTTTCGGACATCTGCTAGCCTGTTTCTCGGATACATTTACCAAGCAGGGTGTTCAACTTTTCTATCCCGAACCAGCCTGGGCAATCAGCGTTAGTAATCCGCGACGGAGGCTTAAAACTGGCGGGGCTGGCGAACTGTGGGTTTTAGCGATCGCAACTGCTTTATTAGTTCTGGGAATTTATCTCGGCAATAGCGGGGGTTTAACCACCAAAGTCAGTCAGAATCTAGGTTTGAGAGATGGTGTAATTGCTGTCTATAACGAGAATGCTGCAACCAATCATGTCTATGCTCAAGTTAGGGGTGTTTGGTCGAGCGATCGCACCCGTGCCGACGGTAAATATTGGATTGTTGGCACTGAGGGCAGCGAATTTGTAGTTACCAATGGTGAGGGAATCTACAAGACGGGAGAACAAATAATTACTAAAAAAGTTTCTACCAGCGTCGGCGATGATGCTACCACCGAAATTAAAAATCTTAGCTTTGCTGATGAGAATGCGATCGCGCCACTGCTGGAGCTTCGCCAAGCCTACCCTAACTCGGTAATTTTCCTCAGCGGTCAGTTAGGTATAGATTTTCCTGAAGAAGTAAACATCTCAATCAAGCCCAAGCAGTACGTCACGGCTTCCCTAACAGGTTCGACCCTCAATTTTAGATGGCAAAACTTAGATGAGGCAATTTTACTTTTACGAGAACAGTATGCAGTGGGAACTCTAGAAGCAAAGATAGTTCAACCACAGCCGAGGTTTAATTGA
- a CDS encoding ParA family protein, which translates to MLITVAGFKGGIGKTTTAVHLACYFSQLGKTLLVDGDPNRSATGWSKRGAFPFKVVDLMQAALYSPKYEHIVIDTAARPDEDELRALADGCNLLVLPTTPDALAIDALLQTVDLLQELESDRYRILLTMVHPKPVKMAEQARAALAEVPLFDTEIRRLIAYEKAALMGVPVYEVKDRMAKIAWGDYEQVGKEIMS; encoded by the coding sequence TTGTTGATTACTGTTGCTGGATTTAAGGGGGGAATCGGCAAAACTACTACTGCCGTGCATCTTGCCTGTTATTTTTCCCAGTTGGGCAAGACTTTATTAGTTGATGGCGACCCCAACCGCAGTGCTACGGGCTGGAGTAAACGGGGTGCTTTTCCTTTTAAGGTGGTGGACTTGATGCAAGCTGCTTTATATAGTCCGAAGTACGAACATATCGTCATCGATACTGCTGCCCGTCCCGATGAAGATGAATTACGAGCTTTAGCGGATGGTTGTAACTTATTAGTTTTGCCTACTACTCCCGATGCTCTGGCGATCGATGCCCTACTGCAAACGGTAGATTTACTTCAGGAACTAGAAAGCGATCGCTATCGAATCTTACTCACAATGGTTCACCCCAAACCCGTCAAAATGGCAGAGCAAGCCAGGGCAGCTTTAGCAGAAGTCCCATTATTTGACACGGAGATTAGACGGTTAATTGCCTATGAGAAAGCGGCACTAATGGGAGTACCAGTTTACGAAGTTAAAGACCGCATGGCAAAAATCGCCTGGGGTGACTACGAGCAAGTTGGTAAGGAGATTATGTCATGA
- a CDS encoding SLATT domain-containing protein → MNKAENIYQELLDLERDSRKVKTAHFNAAERKKRKHTFFGLCIVIANFLIFSPLINLFFVDNPDNLIIAIKILAIVGAALAGVQTFFNWEKESELHLSAGALYTNIYRKTGTLLAKFKDALITVDEFIEEFEFLQNKYLEANNTYKSCIPSEHDFTKAKNRISERAKNKHS, encoded by the coding sequence ATGAATAAAGCTGAAAATATTTATCAAGAATTATTAGATTTAGAAAGAGACTCTAGAAAAGTTAAAACTGCACATTTTAATGCTGCCGAAAGAAAAAAAAGAAAGCATACATTTTTTGGACTTTGTATTGTAATAGCCAATTTTTTGATTTTTTCTCCCTTAATTAATTTGTTTTTTGTAGATAATCCAGATAATTTGATAATAGCAATCAAAATTTTGGCAATTGTTGGTGCAGCTTTGGCTGGGGTTCAAACATTTTTTAACTGGGAAAAAGAATCTGAATTACATCTTAGTGCTGGTGCATTATATACTAATATTTATCGTAAAACTGGTACTCTTTTAGCCAAATTTAAAGATGCACTAATAACTGTAGATGAATTTATTGAAGAATTTGAGTTTTTACAAAATAAATATCTTGAAGCAAACAATACATACAAATCCTGCATTCCATCAGAACATGATTTTACAAAAGCAAAAAATAGAATATCAGAAAGAGCAAAAAATAAACATTCTTAA
- a CDS encoding TolC family protein, which yields MWLNLPMLVLFAVFVGSVNPQMAASQPKLPSWSDRTEKPSESEEDKNLPCSNSSNKCVGRLTELAIANSNKLQQTSDRITAIERRLAVTEDRIDYTSKKKWTNYITTNPVDIIQNLFGGGGMQRDNLAIANLEIRTADLLAAKAELERQQEAEKLKLEDEVLHLLLDYEAANRKHELLSSQLETLEQQREVVRIAYKYGRGSTSQILGMENRRDRLTEQLTNLSIDKDESVRKLLHLIGQKSAE from the coding sequence GTGTGGTTAAATCTCCCTATGCTGGTACTGTTCGCCGTGTTCGTTGGCTCGGTCAATCCCCAGATGGCAGCCTCACAGCCGAAGTTACCCTCATGGTCAGATCGGACAGAGAAGCCGAGCGAGAGCGAAGAAGACAAGAATCTCCCCTGCTCCAACAGCAGTAATAAATGTGTAGGGCGACTTACAGAACTAGCGATCGCCAACTCAAATAAACTCCAGCAGACGAGCGATCGAATTACCGCAATCGAGCGACGCTTGGCAGTTACAGAAGACAGAATCGACTACACCAGCAAGAAGAAGTGGACTAACTACATTACTACCAATCCCGTAGACATTATTCAAAATCTCTTTGGCGGTGGCGGTATGCAGCGAGATAATCTAGCGATCGCCAATCTGGAAATCAGAACCGCAGACTTACTGGCAGCCAAAGCCGAACTAGAGCGGCAGCAGGAAGCGGAAAAGCTAAAGCTAGAAGATGAAGTGCTGCACCTACTCTTAGACTATGAAGCTGCCAACCGCAAACATGAGTTGCTGTCATCTCAACTGGAGACTTTAGAGCAGCAGCGGGAAGTGGTGAGGATTGCTTATAAGTACGGTAGGGGTAGTACGAGTCAGATATTGGGCATGGAGAATCGGCGCGATCGCCTGACCGAGCAGTTGACTAATTTATCGATAGATAAAGATGAGTCTGTACGGAAGCTGTTGCATCTAATAGGGCAAAAGTCAGCAGAGTAA
- a CDS encoding pentapeptide repeat-containing protein, with amino-acid sequence MPRRSRLSIPHELHQIKAQEIYEQRITKGKNGSPEGDWETARRYLTRYPKVVRAWKRNRAIAFYRQLPRSFFRRLTRSLKTLIGVIWKILTFPFWLFYKLPQLFANSETRPFALDVVKTIISAASLIAAIIAAIGLFVNYQDALKDRELTQERLVTDRFAKAIEQLGSDKEEVVLGGIYSLERIAKDSPKDQWTIMEVLTAFVRKNSPIPPEIEELEDGSEDQLKAFEKLEPVNIKIQAALTVIGRQNPEQDYTLDEDPELKTEKLDLSNSNLNGANLNGADLKGANLN; translated from the coding sequence ATGCCCAGGCGATCGCGTCTATCTATTCCCCACGAGCTTCATCAAATCAAAGCACAGGAAATCTACGAACAGCGCATAACTAAGGGCAAAAATGGTAGTCCTGAAGGGGATTGGGAAACGGCTAGAAGATATTTAACTAGGTATCCCAAGGTTGTTAGAGCTTGGAAACGCAATCGAGCGATCGCCTTTTATCGTCAGCTACCCAGATCGTTTTTTAGAAGATTGACGCGATCGCTAAAAACTTTGATAGGTGTAATTTGGAAAATTTTGACTTTCCCATTTTGGTTGTTTTATAAGTTACCCCAACTATTTGCTAATTCGGAAACCAGACCATTTGCTCTCGATGTCGTTAAGACCATCATCTCAGCAGCGAGTTTAATTGCTGCCATTATTGCTGCCATTGGATTATTTGTTAATTATCAAGATGCTTTAAAAGACAGGGAACTTACTCAAGAAAGATTGGTTACAGACCGCTTTGCCAAAGCTATAGAACAATTAGGTAGTGACAAAGAAGAGGTTGTCCTTGGCGGAATTTATTCTCTAGAGAGAATTGCCAAAGATTCTCCTAAAGACCAATGGACGATTATGGAAGTCTTAACTGCATTCGTGCGAAAAAATTCTCCAATACCACCAGAAATTGAAGAACTAGAAGATGGTTCAGAAGATCAATTAAAAGCATTTGAAAAACTCGAACCAGTCAATATTAAAATACAAGCTGCTTTAACTGTAATTGGACGACAAAATCCAGAGCAAGACTATACTTTAGATGAAGACCCCGAACTAAAAACTGAAAAACTCGATCTGAGCAATAGCAACCTTAATGGTGCCAATCTTAATGGTGCTGACCTTAAGGGTGCCAACCTTAAT
- a CDS encoding GIY-YIG nuclease family protein, whose amino-acid sequence MSKRMHLYDASNEEIIEYLQNTVSQSGFIYLIRALGTNRYKIGYTRRLKKRIKELQGQSPFPIELKDCFCSKYPTGYEKLLHRVYQGQQVFREWFELSTILNSEEGKSIKEYWHADNPEEYFLQYFLEQNETGYIPSFLTSQEIVYCMKLVDIDCNYETESTVNLQDFIDDMLQIDTRKCSQILVELYRDLVGKKSAIKKLTLSEQCTYCIKYLEREFDKFFYTKNKRNK is encoded by the coding sequence ATGTCAAAAAGAATGCATTTATATGATGCAAGTAATGAAGAGATAATAGAATACTTGCAAAATACTGTATCGCAATCAGGTTTTATTTATTTAATTAGAGCATTAGGAACTAATCGGTACAAAATTGGATATACAAGGAGATTGAAAAAAAGAATAAAAGAACTTCAAGGACAAAGCCCATTTCCAATTGAATTAAAAGATTGTTTCTGTAGTAAATACCCAACAGGTTACGAAAAACTGTTGCATAGAGTATATCAAGGACAACAAGTTTTTCGCGAATGGTTTGAGCTATCAACAATATTAAATTCTGAAGAAGGAAAAAGTATTAAAGAATACTGGCACGCTGACAATCCTGAAGAATATTTTTTACAATATTTCCTCGAACAAAATGAAACAGGATATATACCAAGTTTTCTAACTTCTCAGGAAATTGTTTATTGTATGAAGCTAGTAGATATAGATTGTAATTATGAAACTGAATCAACCGTCAATCTTCAAGATTTCATAGATGATATGTTGCAGATTGATACTCGTAAATGCTCTCAAATATTAGTAGAATTATATAGAGATTTAGTTGGTAAAAAGTCTGCAATAAAAAAGTTAACATTAAGTGAGCAATGTACTTATTGTATTAAGTATTTAGAACGAGAATTTGACAAATTTTTTTATACCAAAAATAAGAGAAATAAGTAA